From Salvia splendens isolate huo1 chromosome 16, SspV2, whole genome shotgun sequence, a single genomic window includes:
- the LOC121770748 gene encoding ultraviolet-B receptor UVR8-like — protein sequence MSDEGKIHSTNTSGTEPVTGPIRRVLVISAGASHSVALLSGNVVCSWGRGEDGQLGHGDAEDRFSPTQLSVLDDQEIVSVTCGADHTTAYSKSQVQVYSWGWGDFGRLGHGNSSDLFSPQPIKALQGLQIKQIACGDSHCLAVTMEGEVQSWGRNQNGQLGLGTTEDSLIPRKIEAFEGILVKMVAAGAEHTAAVTEGGELYGWGWGRYGNLGLGDRDDRLLPAKVATVEGEKMVLVACGWRHTISISSSGSLFTYGWSKYGQLGHGDFEDHLIPHKLEALRDHHISQISGGWRHTMAATTDGKLYGWGWNKFGQVGVGNNTDHCSPVQVKFPLNQKVVNISCGWRHTLAVTDRQNVFSWGRGTNGQLGHGDAVDRNIPKIIEALSMDGSSGQHIEASKVDISSEKSWVSPTQRYAVVPNENAQEPSIGMLGGNRNDASVPESDVKRMRT from the exons ATGTCCGACGAGGGGAAAATTCACAGCACCAACACTAGTGGTACTGAACCTGTTACCGGTCCGATTCGGAGAGTGCTCGTCATATCTGCCGGCGCCAGCCACTCCGTCGCTCTGCTCT CTGGGAATGTTGTTTGCTCATGGGGAAGGGGAGAAGACGGACAGTTGGGCCATGGAGATGCTGAAGATCGGTTCTCTCCTACACAGTTAAGTGTATTGGATGATCAAGAAATAGTTTCTGTTACTTGTGGAGCTGATCATACAACTGCGTATTCCAAATCACAAGTTCAAGTATACAGCTGGGGATG GGGTGATTTTGGGAGGTTAGGCCATGGAAATTCTAGTGACTTGTTTTCTCCTCAACCGATCAAAGCTTTACAAGGCCTGCAGATAAAGCAAATTGCTTGTGGAGACAGCCATTGTTTGGCAGTGACTATGGAAGGCGAAGTCCAAAG TTGGGGACGGAATCAAAATGGTCAACTAGGACTTGGTACCACTGAGGATTCTCTTATACCCCGAAAGATTGAAGCTTTCGAG GGGATATTAGTCAAAATGGTAGCCGCTGGTGCTGAACATACAGCTGCTGTAACAGAAGGCGGTGAACTTTACGGTTGGGGCTGGGGTAGATATGGTAATTTAGGTTTAGGTGATCGAGATGACCGCCTGCTTCCAGCAAAAGTTGCTACTGTTGAG GGAGAAAAAATGGTCCTGGTAGCTTGTGGATGGCGACATACCATCTCTATTTCCTCCTCGGGGAGTTTGTTCACATATGGATGGAGCAAATATGGCCAGCTTGGACATGGGGATTTTGAGGACCATCTAATCCCTCATAAGCTGGAAGCTTTACGTGATCATCATATATCTCAA ATTTCAGGTGGTTGGAGACATACAATGGCTGCGACGACTGATGGAAAACTATATGGCTGGGGCTGGAATAAG TTTGGACAAGTTGGTGTTGGCAACAATACAGATCACTGCTCCCCTGTGCAAGTCAAATTTCCACTTAATCAG AAAGTAGTGAATATCTCATGTGGATGGAGGCATACCCTTGCTGTGACAGACAGACAAAATGTCTTCTCATGGGGAAGGGGTACCAACGGCCAGCTAGGGCATGGCGACGCTGTTGACAG AAATATTCCGAAGATCATAGAGGCATTAAGCATGGATGGATCAAGCGGGCAGCATATTGAGGCCTCCAAAGTAGACATCTCATCAG AAAAAAGTTGGGTGTCTCCGACTCAGAGATATGCAGTCGTTCCAAATGAGAAC GCTCAAGAACCGTCGATTGGCATGTTAGGCGGGAACAGAAACGACGCTAGTGTCCCTGAGAGCGACGTAAAAAGGATGAGGACTTGA